Proteins encoded by one window of Enterobacter hormaechei subsp. xiangfangensis:
- a CDS encoding SMEK domain-containing protein: MIDPLIRNLQSDIALLQLYIAQRKQAGFHDMERMIESLTIFMFRALKMGELENMNQIKVNFPAIDLADNQKMVAVQVTTNASPAKIKKTIAAFEKTNELGVSLKDKYSLLYIFGFCKTSKYSAPNYCKIIDPGYFVNELCDKADENMIHDMLDAIRRHQDYASLHPWSDKDSLEIILNVINRNAIKHRMSCEGSISDMLIGLKEINELITKGTIQRKQRSKSISDFNDQSMVKFLRGVMDDLSVIQAIVNKSKVNQGDMVCISYEDMIAIDKLKAKIANDSSEIASLNNIDIALNIVDL; this comes from the coding sequence ATGATTGACCCACTTATTAGAAACTTACAGAGTGACATTGCACTACTTCAGCTTTATATCGCGCAACGCAAACAGGCTGGATTTCATGACATGGAAAGAATGATTGAGTCATTGACCATCTTCATGTTTCGTGCGCTGAAAATGGGAGAGCTGGAAAATATGAATCAGATTAAAGTCAACTTTCCCGCCATTGATTTAGCTGACAATCAAAAAATGGTAGCGGTTCAAGTTACTACGAATGCAAGTCCGGCAAAAATTAAAAAAACCATCGCAGCCTTTGAAAAGACAAATGAATTAGGAGTGAGTCTAAAAGACAAATACTCTCTTTTATATATTTTTGGTTTTTGTAAAACCTCAAAATATTCAGCTCCAAATTATTGTAAAATAATCGATCCCGGCTATTTCGTAAATGAACTTTGCGATAAAGCAGATGAAAATATGATCCATGATATGCTTGATGCCATTCGTCGTCATCAGGATTATGCGTCATTACACCCATGGAGTGATAAAGATTCACTCGAAATAATACTCAATGTTATTAATCGCAATGCAATTAAACACCGCATGAGTTGCGAAGGCAGCATATCTGATATGCTTATCGGTTTAAAGGAAATTAATGAATTAATTACAAAAGGAACAATCCAACGTAAGCAACGTTCAAAATCGATATCTGACTTCAATGATCAAAGTATGGTTAAATTCCTGAGAGGTGTAATGGATGATCTGTCTGTCATTCAAGCTATAGTGAATAAATCAAAAGTTAACCAAGGTGATATGGTTTGTATCAGCTATGAAGATATGATTGCCATTGATAAATTAAAAGCTAAAATAGCAAACGATTCATCAGAGATTGCAAGTCTAAATAACATTGACATAGCACTAAATATTGTTGATTTATAA
- a CDS encoding class I SAM-dependent methyltransferase: protein MELVLNYKINGIIIRSENAAKPHTMPSSYLCDHIKNSIKKGSALDFGCGKLRYSGQLVNKFETVTFLDSRKQLERVQIIRGVQTTIPDYVANNYRNANVVSFESIDKITNLYDFILCANVLSAIPCKSTIYKIISAIRELLKSDGEAMIVNQYKSSYFKKYESGIKHLHGYIYQNSRNASYYGLLDENTVSEICLDNKLAIIKSWSKAGSSYVVVGKK from the coding sequence ATGGAGTTAGTTTTGAATTACAAGATAAATGGAATAATCATACGTTCAGAAAATGCAGCCAAACCGCATACCATGCCATCTAGCTATCTCTGCGATCATATTAAAAACTCTATTAAAAAAGGTAGCGCACTTGATTTTGGATGTGGAAAGCTTAGATATTCAGGACAATTAGTAAATAAATTTGAAACTGTGACATTTTTAGATTCCAGAAAACAGCTAGAAAGAGTGCAAATTATCAGAGGTGTACAAACCACAATTCCAGATTATGTGGCTAATAACTATAGAAATGCTAATGTTGTTTCTTTTGAAAGTATAGATAAAATAACGAATCTTTATGATTTCATACTTTGCGCAAACGTGCTTTCCGCTATTCCATGTAAATCCACAATTTACAAAATCATTAGTGCGATTAGAGAATTATTAAAGAGTGATGGTGAAGCAATGATTGTCAATCAATACAAAAGCTCTTATTTCAAGAAGTATGAGAGTGGAATTAAGCATTTGCATGGGTATATATACCAAAACTCTCGCAATGCTTCCTATTATGGTTTGCTGGATGAGAATACTGTAAGTGAAATTTGCTTAGATAACAAATTGGCAATAATAAAGTCATGGAGTAAAGCAGGCAGTTCATATGTGGTTGTTGGTAAAAAATAA
- a CDS encoding phosphorothioated DNA-binding restriction endonuclease, producing the protein MASSKTLEQAIADITIWRKGEQRAPHKPLLLLYVLASYQQGHARLFDYGTEVHEQLLSLLERFGPQRKAHYPNMPFWRLKGDGFWDLKNTEFCLTTGSKQPPVKELVEHNVAGGFDEEHFALLNKNKNLIGSLAQQILEAHFPESIQEEIADEMGFDIQQIRKVRDPLFRQQVLRAYNYECAICGFNMRHDNASVGLEAAHIKWKQFGGPCEIQNGLALCAIHHKAFDKGSIGLDESMRVLVSEAVNGGGIVGRLFWDFAGKQIALPMVKGNYPKEGYVEWHRREVFR; encoded by the coding sequence ATGGCTTCCAGCAAAACTCTCGAACAGGCAATTGCCGACATCACCATCTGGCGCAAAGGCGAACAGCGTGCGCCGCATAAGCCTTTATTGCTTCTGTACGTGCTGGCGAGCTATCAGCAGGGGCATGCACGACTGTTTGATTACGGTACTGAGGTCCACGAACAGTTGCTTAGCCTGCTAGAACGCTTTGGCCCACAGAGGAAGGCGCATTACCCAAATATGCCCTTCTGGAGGCTCAAAGGGGACGGCTTTTGGGATCTGAAGAATACTGAGTTTTGTTTGACCACTGGCAGTAAGCAGCCGCCCGTTAAAGAACTTGTGGAACATAACGTCGCAGGCGGGTTTGATGAAGAACACTTTGCGCTGCTGAATAAGAACAAAAACCTGATAGGCTCGCTGGCGCAGCAGATCCTTGAAGCGCATTTTCCCGAAAGCATTCAGGAAGAGATCGCGGATGAGATGGGTTTTGATATTCAGCAGATCCGTAAGGTTCGCGATCCGCTGTTCCGCCAGCAGGTGCTGCGTGCCTATAACTATGAGTGCGCAATCTGCGGGTTTAACATGCGGCATGATAACGCCTCTGTTGGACTTGAAGCCGCGCATATCAAGTGGAAGCAGTTTGGCGGACCGTGTGAGATCCAGAACGGACTGGCACTGTGTGCGATTCATCATAAGGCGTTTGATAAGGGATCGATTGGGCTGGATGAGAGTATGCGGGTGCTGGTTTCCGAGGCGGTGAATGGGGGCGGGATTGTTGGGCGGCTGTTCTGGGATTTTGCCGGGAAGCAGATTGCGTTGCCGATGGTGAAAGGGAACTATCCAAAGGAGGGATATGTAGAGTGGCATCGTAGGGAGGTGTTTAGATGA
- a CDS encoding SymE family type I addiction module toxin produces MAATNFKPEFTICKTESDAFTGVIENRELVRKNSARRLHGNQPNAAPIHLRAETPQDSAACCELYARIDMKYLLLGGDWLKRAGFIDGMPVKIRAMKDCIVITPQHTRELWGCLKGMSVVNINKQKVAQWLKTFPGALNDTGDIPVVKRNIGQAK; encoded by the coding sequence ATGGCTGCGACGAATTTTAAGCCAGAGTTTACTATTTGCAAAACAGAATCAGACGCTTTCACCGGCGTGATTGAAAACCGCGAGCTGGTACGCAAAAACAGCGCCCGCCGTCTTCACGGCAACCAACCCAACGCGGCACCCATTCATCTCCGCGCGGAAACGCCGCAGGACAGTGCCGCCTGCTGCGAACTCTATGCACGCATCGATATGAAATACCTTCTTTTGGGCGGCGACTGGTTAAAACGTGCGGGCTTTATCGACGGCATGCCGGTGAAAATCCGCGCCATGAAAGACTGCATTGTGATTACGCCACAACATACAAGAGAATTATGGGGATGCCTGAAAGGTATGAGTGTGGTGAATATAAATAAGCAAAAAGTCGCGCAGTGGTTGAAGACGTTTCCGGGAGCGCTGAATGATACTGGAGATATCCCGGTAGTTAAGCGCAATATAGGACAGGCAAAATAA
- a CDS encoding STM2901 family protein codes for MDTTEELNETYFYAGRTNLTAAGLFFMIYCESIADHFGIDDVAGIAALYSGANNQTTRKKPAGATEGTSRASKAMRNYFKQAKFPYGIKLPTWVGGYTPWTVKCRMVSKVSAFVGRTIPLIGIVILVADVSLITYAAIRDYNRIARGSDKLW; via the coding sequence ATGGACACAACAGAAGAACTAAATGAAACGTATTTTTATGCTGGCAGAACCAATCTTACCGCGGCAGGACTTTTTTTTATGATCTACTGTGAATCAATTGCCGATCATTTTGGTATTGACGATGTGGCAGGAATTGCTGCGTTATACAGTGGTGCTAATAATCAAACGACTAGAAAGAAACCCGCGGGAGCTACGGAAGGAACGTCCCGAGCCTCGAAAGCCATGAGGAACTATTTCAAACAGGCGAAATTTCCTTATGGCATTAAGCTGCCTACCTGGGTTGGTGGGTACACTCCGTGGACAGTAAAGTGTCGAATGGTATCGAAAGTGAGTGCGTTTGTTGGCAGGACAATACCGTTAATAGGCATAGTGATATTAGTCGCTGATGTATCACTAATCACCTATGCTGCAATACGTGATTATAATCGAATTGCGCGGGGCAGCGACAAACTATGGTAG
- a CDS encoding DUF1493 family protein — MVENIEQRIYALVRRYNGVYLMNNEEKQKLLNAKTDLDTDMQLDVTEAEDLMDEFFKEFNVDRGNFNINTYYPDEPFSWNPFKKFPVVMVPDFTIGMLIESAKAGKWLYD; from the coding sequence ATGGTAGAGAATATTGAGCAGCGCATCTACGCCTTAGTCAGACGCTATAACGGCGTTTATCTAATGAATAACGAAGAGAAGCAAAAATTACTGAATGCAAAAACTGATTTGGATACTGACATGCAGCTTGATGTCACTGAAGCAGAAGATTTGATGGACGAGTTTTTTAAAGAATTTAATGTTGATAGAGGGAATTTTAACATAAACACCTACTATCCTGATGAGCCTTTTTCATGGAATCCATTCAAAAAATTCCCAGTGGTGATGGTTCCAGATTTCACTATTGGAATGCTTATCGAATCCGCAAAAGCGGGTAAATGGTTATACGACTAA
- a CDS encoding Hcp family type VI secretion system effector: MAVPVHLFLTNDGGTMICGSCDVAQREGSIELRGLQHNLSLPTDSATGKVTGTRQHSPFQFTKELDSSSPYLFKAAATGQTLKTAEFRFYHINYSGQEEEYYRITLENVKVISVSPVMYDTRGCPGTGHMEEVAFNYEKITHLYKDGNLLAHDAWNERPTSGSAA, from the coding sequence ATGGCCGTACCTGTACATCTTTTTTTAACTAATGACGGCGGCACAATGATTTGTGGTTCTTGTGACGTTGCACAAAGGGAAGGAAGTATTGAGCTAAGAGGATTACAACATAACCTTAGCCTACCAACAGACTCGGCAACGGGCAAGGTCACCGGCACTCGCCAACATTCGCCGTTTCAGTTTACCAAGGAACTGGATAGCTCTTCGCCCTATCTGTTCAAAGCGGCAGCAACGGGTCAGACCCTTAAAACGGCAGAATTCAGGTTTTACCATATTAACTATTCCGGGCAAGAGGAGGAGTATTACCGAATCACGCTCGAGAACGTTAAGGTCATTTCTGTGAGTCCAGTAATGTACGACACCCGAGGCTGTCCGGGGACGGGGCATATGGAGGAAGTGGCGTTTAATTATGAGAAGATTACCCATTTGTACAAGGACGGTAACTTGTTAGCGCACGACGCGTGGAACGAACGTCCAACATCAGGTTCCGCTGCTTGA
- the trpS gene encoding tryptophan--tRNA ligase, whose product MNAPTILTGDRPTGPLHLGHFVGSLRQRVALQHTHNQFVLIADLQGLTDNGSNPQKIRDNIPEVLADYLAAGIDPNLTTICLQSALPALAELTMLYMNIVTVARVERNPTVKNEIAQKGFARSLPVGFMAYPISQAADITAFKAECVPVGDDQLPMIEQTNEIVHKMNNLLPAPVLRHCKAMLSDTSRLPGIDGSAKMSKSLGNTLHLSASEETIHRAVSAMYTDPNHLKVSDPGEIEGNVVFTYLDAFHPDKAKVAAMKAHYQAGGLGDRACKNELEGCLQELIAPMRERRAMYMRDKGELMAMLKRGTERAQGVTLETLREVKVGLGVPVFS is encoded by the coding sequence ATGAACGCACCCACCATCCTCACCGGCGATCGTCCAACCGGCCCGCTGCACCTTGGCCATTTCGTCGGATCGCTGCGCCAGCGCGTGGCGCTCCAGCACACGCACAACCAGTTTGTGCTGATTGCCGACCTGCAGGGCCTGACCGACAACGGCAGCAACCCGCAAAAAATTCGCGACAACATCCCCGAAGTGCTGGCCGACTACCTCGCCGCCGGCATCGACCCGAACCTGACTACCATCTGCCTGCAGTCCGCCCTGCCCGCCCTCGCCGAGCTGACGATGCTGTACATGAACATCGTCACCGTCGCCCGCGTGGAGCGTAACCCGACGGTGAAAAACGAGATTGCGCAGAAGGGCTTTGCCCGCTCGCTGCCGGTCGGGTTTATGGCCTACCCCATCAGCCAGGCGGCGGACATCACCGCGTTCAAGGCCGAGTGCGTGCCGGTCGGCGACGACCAGCTGCCTATGATTGAGCAGACCAACGAGATTGTGCACAAGATGAACAACCTGCTGCCCGCCCCGGTACTGCGCCACTGCAAGGCGATGCTGAGCGACACCAGCCGCCTGCCCGGCATCGACGGCAGCGCCAAGATGTCGAAATCGCTGGGCAACACGCTGCACCTTTCGGCCAGCGAAGAGACCATTCATCGCGCGGTAAGCGCCATGTACACCGACCCGAACCACCTGAAGGTGAGCGACCCGGGGGAGATTGAGGGGAACGTGGTGTTTACGTATCTCGATGCGTTTCATCCGGACAAGGCCAAAGTGGCGGCAATGAAGGCGCACTATCAGGCGGGTGGGCTGGGAGACCGGGCGTGTAAGAACGAACTGGAGGGTTGTTTGCAGGAGCTGATTGCGCCGATGCGGGAGCGGAGGGCGATGTATATGCGGGATAAGGGGGAGCTGATGGCGATGCTGAAGCGCGGGACCGAACGGGCGCAAGGGGTGACGCTGGAGACGCTGAGGGAGGTGAAGGTTGGGCTGGGGGTGCCGGTGTTTAGTTAA
- the fosA gene encoding FosA/FosA2 family fosfomycin resistance glutathione transferase, with protein sequence MLQSLNHLTLAVSDLQKSVTFWHELLGLELHARWNTGAYLTCGELWVCLSYDEARRYVPPQESDYTHYAFTVAEEDFEPFSHRLEQAGVTVWKQNKSEGASFYFLDPDGHKLELHVGSLAARLAACREKPYSGMVFASDEA encoded by the coding sequence ATGCTGCAATCACTCAACCATCTGACCCTCGCGGTCAGCGACCTGCAAAAAAGCGTCACCTTCTGGCACGAACTGCTGGGGCTAGAGCTGCACGCCCGCTGGAATACCGGGGCCTATCTCACCTGCGGCGAACTGTGGGTCTGCCTGTCGTACGACGAGGCGCGCCGGTACGTGCCGCCGCAGGAGAGCGACTACACCCACTACGCATTTACCGTGGCGGAAGAAGATTTTGAACCGTTCTCGCACAGGCTGGAGCAGGCGGGCGTCACCGTCTGGAAGCAGAACAAAAGCGAGGGGGCGTCGTTCTATTTTCTCGACCCGGACGGGCACAAGCTGGAGCTGCACGTGGGCAGCCTCGCCGCGCGGCTGGCGGCGTGTCGCGAGAAGCCCTATTCGGGCATGGTGTTTGCCTCAGACGAGGCTTGA
- a CDS encoding LacI family DNA-binding transcriptional regulator: MKRKTKVTMNDIARAAGVSQATVSLVLNQSRNIKLSDDTRQRVIGVATELGYDRLPAVHAPRNQEEIALLVSSMQSFDPFIDAISQAREAAWRNETLLTVYDYGDDIELALNIIRQLEKRNCIGIVLASPVTTLVDMTAFQDCTRIPLVLLNQRDPGSPLLPSFIPDDYANAFQVTKHLIACGATRIAHITGESWMEASRQRLAGYQAALQQAGLACDDGLVRQTNWQFSESFTATTSLLELAERPDAIFCASDWLAIGCYQALAVNGVRIPQDMLLAGYDDQKISEQLTPPLTSIQLPYSELGRLAVEYLCNQEDAATHVTLAGRLKVRASSLV; encoded by the coding sequence ATGAAGCGAAAAACGAAAGTGACGATGAACGATATTGCGCGGGCGGCAGGGGTGTCGCAGGCGACGGTATCGCTGGTGCTTAACCAGTCCCGCAACATCAAGCTCAGCGACGACACCCGCCAGCGGGTCATCGGCGTCGCTACCGAGCTCGGCTACGACCGCCTCCCCGCCGTTCACGCCCCGCGCAACCAGGAAGAGATCGCCCTGCTGGTCAGTTCCATGCAGAGCTTTGACCCGTTTATCGACGCCATCAGCCAGGCGCGGGAAGCGGCGTGGCGCAACGAGACTCTGCTCACCGTCTACGACTACGGCGACGACATCGAGCTGGCGCTGAACATCATCCGCCAGCTGGAGAAGCGCAACTGCATCGGGATTGTCCTCGCCTCACCGGTCACCACGCTGGTCGACATGACGGCCTTCCAGGACTGCACCCGCATCCCGCTGGTGCTGCTCAACCAGCGCGACCCCGGCTCGCCGCTGCTGCCGTCGTTTATCCCGGACGACTACGCCAACGCCTTCCAGGTGACGAAACACCTCATCGCCTGCGGGGCCACGCGCATCGCCCACATCACCGGCGAGAGCTGGATGGAAGCCTCGCGCCAGCGTCTGGCGGGCTACCAGGCCGCGCTGCAGCAGGCCGGACTCGCGTGCGACGACGGTCTGGTGCGCCAGACCAACTGGCAGTTCAGCGAGTCCTTTACCGCCACCACCTCCCTGCTGGAACTGGCCGAGCGCCCGGACGCCATCTTCTGCGCCAGCGACTGGCTGGCGATTGGCTGCTATCAGGCGCTGGCGGTGAACGGCGTGCGCATCCCGCAGGACATGCTGCTGGCGGGCTACGACGACCAGAAGATTTCCGAGCAGCTCACCCCGCCGCTGACCAGTATCCAGCTGCCCTACAGCGAGCTGGGACGGCTGGCGGTGGAGTACCTGTGCAATCAGGAAGATGCCGCCACGCACGTGACGCTGGCGGGCAGGCTGAAGGTACGCGCCTCAAGCCTCGTCTGA
- a CDS encoding cellulase family glycosylhydrolase, producing MKEQWSREQAQAWYQQKGWLCGFNYLPSTAVNWTDIWQEETFDAATIERELGWAAEAGYNTLRINLPFIVWEHDRDGLMARIDSFLTIADGRGFSTMLTLMDDCGFSGDEPYLGPQKPPVPGKHNSQAAASPGRGKVCDPDCWPQIERYIRDVVRQFRDDKRVLLWDLYNEPGNRGIFATGTQEVQYDAKLETCAHELMKLAFQWVREEDPTQPLTVCAWRLPPEEEGETFFRHPLDQTALALSDVVSFHAYTHTGRMTAIIQQLQQLGRPLFCTEWLARHVGSTIEEQLPLMYAAKVAPYQWGLVRGKTQTWLPWPVVMKESTDYCRLWFHDVFEENGIPFSRREIALMQQLRKIAPQAQD from the coding sequence ATGAAAGAGCAGTGGAGCAGGGAGCAGGCACAGGCGTGGTATCAGCAGAAGGGCTGGCTGTGCGGGTTTAACTATCTGCCGTCGACGGCGGTGAACTGGACCGATATCTGGCAGGAAGAGACCTTCGATGCCGCAACCATCGAGCGTGAGCTGGGCTGGGCGGCGGAGGCGGGCTATAACACCCTGCGCATTAATCTGCCGTTTATCGTCTGGGAGCACGACCGCGACGGGCTGATGGCGCGCATCGACAGCTTTTTGACGATTGCCGACGGTCGCGGCTTCAGCACCATGCTGACCCTGATGGACGACTGCGGCTTCTCCGGCGACGAGCCGTACCTCGGCCCGCAAAAGCCGCCGGTACCGGGCAAGCACAACAGTCAGGCGGCGGCGAGCCCGGGGCGCGGCAAGGTGTGCGATCCCGACTGCTGGCCGCAGATTGAGCGCTATATCCGCGACGTCGTCCGCCAGTTCCGCGACGATAAGCGCGTGCTGCTGTGGGATCTCTACAACGAGCCGGGCAACCGCGGCATTTTCGCGACGGGCACGCAGGAGGTGCAGTACGACGCGAAGCTGGAGACCTGCGCGCACGAGTTGATGAAGCTGGCGTTCCAGTGGGTGCGTGAAGAAGACCCAACCCAGCCGCTCACCGTCTGCGCGTGGCGTCTGCCACCGGAAGAGGAGGGCGAGACGTTCTTCCGGCATCCGCTGGACCAGACCGCACTGGCACTCTCGGACGTGGTGAGCTTCCACGCTTACACCCATACTGGCCGCATGACGGCGATTATTCAGCAGCTGCAACAGCTCGGTCGCCCGCTGTTCTGCACCGAATGGCTGGCGCGCCACGTGGGCAGCACCATCGAAGAGCAGCTTCCGCTGATGTACGCGGCGAAGGTCGCGCCATACCAGTGGGGGCTGGTGCGTGGCAAAACCCAGACGTGGCTGCCGTGGCCGGTGGTGATGAAGGAGTCCACGGACTACTGCCGCCTCTGGTTCCACGACGTGTTCGAGGAGAACGGCATTCCGTTCTCGCGCCGTGAAATCGCCCTGATGCAGCAGCTGCGCAAGATCGCCCCGCAGGCGCAGGACTAA
- a CDS encoding MFS transporter, with protein sequence MAMTMKIPSRELWSYFGYGLGQCFSFGLVGSFINYFYTDVLGISALAASTIFLIARAWDAVHDPLFASIMDTINSRFGKFRHFLLIAPLLITGVTLLSFYKIEADMTTKILYAGVTYILWGTLYAISDIPFWSMSSVMTNDSAQRTRAVTAAMLGVNAGIACANIFFPKLAAFFAQYSSDKGYFMAALVMMLVGLPLMLNGFMQIKERVPPSPEKVTIRDTFHNLRQNKPLFIVLLSFFFCVFHNVAGGLYIYFFINNLGDGSLQMAIGVMGIVAAVLCLVAPMLTRRIQKRKLFMILCGLDVAVRVVMWFVGYQQVTMLFILLGLSTLFVMMTNILTSSMIADTIEYAEYHTNKRCAAITFSGQTFTGKMSVAVGGGLIGVFLTMIDYVPQAQAQSDSVLAGLFFGICLLPAIGSLIRMGFMSRFTFTEEKHAEVCRLLAERRRGSEQNGIVDEALTRPVSVN encoded by the coding sequence ATGGCAATGACAATGAAAATACCGTCTCGCGAGCTGTGGTCTTATTTTGGCTATGGTTTAGGTCAGTGTTTTAGCTTTGGTTTAGTGGGTTCGTTTATTAACTATTTTTACACCGACGTGCTGGGGATCTCGGCGCTGGCGGCCAGTACCATCTTCCTGATTGCCCGCGCGTGGGACGCGGTTCACGATCCGCTGTTTGCCAGCATTATGGATACCATTAACAGCCGGTTCGGCAAGTTTCGCCACTTTTTGCTGATCGCCCCGCTGCTGATTACCGGCGTCACGCTGCTGTCGTTCTATAAAATCGAAGCGGATATGACCACCAAAATCCTCTACGCCGGTGTGACGTATATCCTGTGGGGAACGCTGTACGCCATCTCCGATATCCCGTTCTGGTCGATGTCGTCTGTGATGACCAACGACTCCGCCCAGCGCACCCGCGCGGTGACGGCGGCGATGCTCGGGGTGAACGCGGGGATTGCCTGCGCCAACATCTTCTTCCCGAAGCTGGCGGCGTTCTTCGCCCAGTACAGCAGCGATAAAGGCTACTTTATGGCGGCGCTGGTGATGATGCTGGTGGGCCTGCCGCTGATGCTCAACGGCTTTATGCAGATCAAAGAGCGCGTGCCGCCGAGCCCGGAAAAGGTGACCATTCGCGACACCTTCCACAACCTGCGCCAGAACAAGCCGCTGTTTATCGTCCTGCTGTCGTTCTTCTTCTGCGTGTTCCACAACGTGGCGGGCGGTCTGTACATCTACTTCTTTATCAACAATCTGGGCGACGGCAGCCTGCAGATGGCGATTGGCGTGATGGGGATCGTGGCGGCGGTGCTGTGCCTGGTCGCGCCGATGCTGACGCGCCGAATCCAGAAGCGGAAGCTGTTTATGATCCTCTGCGGGCTGGACGTGGCGGTGCGCGTGGTGATGTGGTTTGTCGGGTATCAGCAAGTGACGATGCTGTTTATTCTGCTCGGCCTGAGCACGCTGTTCGTGATGATGACCAACATCCTCACCTCGTCGATGATTGCCGACACCATCGAGTACGCGGAGTACCACACTAACAAGCGCTGCGCGGCGATCACTTTCTCCGGGCAGACCTTCACCGGCAAGATGTCGGTGGCGGTAGGCGGCGGGTTAATCGGCGTGTTTCTGACGATGATCGACTATGTGCCGCAGGCGCAGGCCCAGAGCGATAGCGTGCTGGCGGGGCTGTTCTTCGGCATTTGTTTGTTACCGGCGATAGGCTCGCTGATCCGCATGGGCTTTATGTCGCGCTTTACCTTTACCGAGGAGAAGCATGCGGAAGTGTGTCGGCTGCTGGCGGAGCGCAGGCGGGGGAGCGAGCAGAATGGCATCGTGGATGAGGCGTTGACCCGCCCGGTATCGGTCAATTAA
- a CDS encoding McrC family protein has translation MTGRRQWSTFEYGYLVSKEDSGRVKDAVELPPACFAWLEQCCLNDDAEYDARLLTLKTVGRVKVLQVKNYVGVIALPGGAFIEVLPKTGHDNAREQLMMMLRTLKTFRHIATTSASIKTSRMPLMDIFIHQFIQSVQAVLQQGLKRDYLRQQENLPWMKGKLRVSAQLSTNSVRRDRFQVEYDEYSVDRPENRILKTAIDTVSRLTRNPQLIQQLRPLQSAFEGIPPVVDTAHAFDLVRLDRHMHHYEQALEWAKLILHGESPLCMQGHADAISLLFPMEAVFESFVAAWMRHHHHQRYQIDTQAKTHTLARYHTRYMFRLKPDIWLRPYDTSKHSSIICDTKWKKIKPHKPGFNISQSDLYQMLAYGTKYLDSRGDMILIYPQHDGFSDALPHPFELHKPDSHALRLWIVPFTIGTSIQSSILHLPESLKLRN, from the coding sequence ATGACCGGGCGGCGGCAATGGTCCACCTTTGAATACGGTTATCTGGTCAGTAAAGAGGACAGCGGCCGGGTTAAGGACGCAGTGGAGCTTCCTCCGGCCTGTTTTGCGTGGCTGGAGCAATGCTGCCTGAACGACGATGCGGAATACGACGCGCGCCTGCTGACGCTGAAAACGGTCGGGCGCGTGAAGGTGCTGCAGGTGAAAAACTATGTCGGCGTCATTGCGCTGCCGGGAGGAGCGTTCATCGAGGTGTTGCCAAAGACCGGCCATGATAACGCCCGCGAACAGCTGATGATGATGCTGCGCACGCTGAAAACCTTCCGGCACATCGCCACAACCTCCGCCAGTATCAAAACCTCGCGCATGCCGCTGATGGATATCTTTATTCATCAATTTATCCAGAGCGTCCAGGCGGTCCTGCAGCAGGGTCTTAAGCGTGACTACCTTCGCCAGCAGGAGAATCTACCGTGGATGAAGGGAAAACTGCGGGTTTCAGCACAACTGTCGACAAATAGCGTTCGCCGGGATCGCTTTCAGGTGGAGTATGACGAGTACAGTGTTGACCGACCGGAGAACCGCATTCTCAAAACGGCCATCGATACGGTTTCGCGCCTGACCCGCAACCCTCAGCTCATCCAGCAGCTTCGCCCCTTGCAGTCGGCCTTCGAAGGTATTCCTCCCGTTGTTGATACCGCACACGCGTTCGATCTGGTTCGCCTCGACAGGCATATGCATCACTATGAACAGGCGCTGGAGTGGGCCAAATTGATCCTACACGGGGAGTCACCACTTTGTATGCAGGGTCATGCTGATGCCATATCGCTGCTCTTTCCAATGGAAGCGGTATTTGAATCCTTTGTTGCGGCGTGGATGAGGCATCATCATCATCAACGTTACCAAATTGATACCCAAGCAAAAACACACACTCTGGCTCGATATCACACCAGGTATATGTTTAGACTCAAGCCGGATATCTGGCTTCGCCCGTATGACACGTCGAAACATTCTTCAATTATTTGCGATACGAAATGGAAAAAGATTAAGCCTCATAAACCTGGCTTTAACATTTCGCAAAGCGATCTTTACCAGATGCTGGCCTACGGAACGAAATATCTCGATAGCCGCGGCGATATGATCCTGATCTACCCGCAGCATGACGGTTTTAGCGATGCGCTTCCCCATCCCTTCGAACTTCATAAGCCGGACAGCCATGCGCTACGTTTGTGGATCGTCCCTTTTACCATCGGAACCAGTATTCAGAGCTCAATACTCCACCTCCCCGAGTCCCTGAAGCTGCGGAATTAG